In Cellulomonas wangsupingiae, the genomic window GGGCTGGCCCCGTCGTGGTGGGTCGACGGGGTGGTCCTCCTGGTGCCGGAGTTCGACGAGGGGGCGACGGACGGGACGTCGGTCGAGGCCCGCGGCGGTGTGGTGCGTCCCGAGGGTGTCGTCGAGCTGACGGGCGACCCCGTCGGCGTCGACCTGGACGACGGCAGCGTGCCGGGGCTCGTCCTGACGAGCGACGGGGGAGCCTTGCAGGGCTGGGGCGGGGACGGTCGCCGCCTGTGGTCGGCCGCCGTCGCGGCTCCCTGGGGAGCGATCCTCCTCGACGGCCGGCTGCACTTCACGTCGGGGGCGACCCTGGTCACGCTCGACGCGCGCACAGGTGAGGAGCTGTGGCGCTCCGACGCGACCACGACGTCCGTGGTCACCGACGGCCGGCACCTGCTCACCCTGGTGGAGCCGACGCGCGGCGAGGCGGGCCCCCAGCTGGTCGCGCTGGACCCCGTCGACGGCAGCGAGCGGTGGCGCAGCGCCCTGCCCGACGGCACGGACTCCCTCGAGAGCTACCTGCACCTGCTGATCGCCGCCGCCCACGACGAGACGACCGGGACGACCCGAGTGAGGGTCCTCGGCTGACGCCCGGACACCGCTGCTGCGGGAACGCACGACGACCCGGGCGCTCTCGTGCGGCGCGCGCCCACCCTCGAGTGACGCGGTCAGCTCCGTCGCGGTGCACCCGGGCTCGACCGCCGTGAACCGGATGCCCTGCGCGGCCTTCGCGTACCGGAGCATCAGCATCGAGGCCGCGGCCTTCGAGGCGGAGTACAGGATCGGGTTGAGGTGCTCGACACGAACAACTGCATGGTGTGGCGCGGCTGGAGGCGAACCTGCGCGCGGCGCGACGCGTCGTCCGGCCGTGAGAGGCGACCGGCAGACGGGCTAGGGCGACCCGAGCACGGGCGCGTCCGTGGCGAGGCGCATCAGCTCTGCCCGCATCGACGGGTACGGGTCCTCGATCGGCGCCGACGGGCCGACCATCCGGCCGACCTCCGCCAGCGCGTCACCCGCGACGTAGTACCGACCCTTCGTCTCCCCCACCGCCCGCAGCAACCCGACGTCCGCCAGCGCCTTGAGGTCCCTGCTCGCGGTGCGCTCGTCGATGCCGGTCTGCTCGACGTAGGTCGAGCGCCGCAGCCGGAAACCGATCAGCGCGGTGTACAACCCGTCGAGCGCGCGGTCGGGGATCCGCTGCGCCGCGAGCACGTCGTCGAGGACCTCGTAGGTGCGCTGGGCGCGCGCCAGCCTGCTCCGCAGCGTCTGGGCCTGCATGTGGTGCGCGCGGAGGTTGAAGCTCACCCACAGCCGGGCGTCGCCCTCGGGTGCCCACCGTCCGCGCCCCGTGACGGCGAGCACGCGGTAGTAGTCGTCGGTGTTCGCCCCGAGCCACTCCTCGATGCTCGCGAACTCCGGTGCGGCGACACCGCGCCGGGCGAGCACCAGCGTCTGCAGAGCGCGCGCCATCCGCCCGTTGCCGTCGCGGAACGGGTGGATCATCACCAGGTCGAGGTGCGCCATCGCGGCCTGCACCAGCGGGTCGACCCCGCGGTCCGTCCGCAGCGAGTCGACGAGCTCCGACATGAGCCCCGGGACGTCGTCGGCAGCTGGTCCGGTGTGCACGACCTGCTCGGTGCGGTCGTCGTGGACGACGATCTCCCCGCGCCGGTACTGGCCCGGGCTCTTCGCGAGATCGTGCGCGAGCATCATGTAGTGCATCGAGCGGAGCGCGGACGCATCCAGGTCGAAGTGCTCGTCGGCCGCCATCGCGAGGACGTAGCCGAGCGCCTGCCGGTACCCCCTGATCTCGGCGAATGTCCGCTCGTCGGCGCTCAGCGGCTCCTCGTCGTCGAGCGCGGCATCGGCGTCGTCGAGCTCGACGCGGTAGCCCTCGATGCTGTTCGAGCCCTGGATCGCACGAGCCAGCGCCGTCCTGCGCAGGCGTCCGGTCCATCGCCGCGGCCCCCGGGGCGAGCGTCACTCGGCCCCGGCCAAGGCGCCGAGGTTCCGGCTTCCCCGCGGGCGCAAGGCACGATGTCCCGGGGTGGACGAGCGCACGGGAGGAGACGCGGTGACCGACGCAGCAGCAGACCGTGCCCTCGCGGGCCTGGACGACGAGCAGGCCGCCGCGGTCCTCGCACCGCCCGGCCCGGTGCGCGTCATGGCGGGCGCGGGGACCGGGAAGACGCGCACGGTCACGCACCGCATCGCGTACCAGCACCTCACCGGGGCGGTCCCGGCGCACGTGGTGCTCGCGGTGACGCACTCGGCCAAGGCCGCAGGTGAGCTGCGCGACCGGCTCGCGCGGCTCGGCACGGGCAACGTGCAGGCGCGCACGTTCCACGCCGCCGCGATGCGGCAGCTGCGGTACTTCTGGCGGGCGACGGGCCTGCCGGGCGACGGGCCGGTGCTGCTCGACGTCGACGGGCGAGGCGCGTACTACCGCTACCTGCGCGGCGCGCTCGCCGTCACGCTGCGCACGTCCGCCGGTGACCTCGACGCCGCGCTGGTGACCGACCTGGCGACCGAGCTGACGTGGGCGGCCGCGCGCGACCTGACGGCCGACGAGTACACCGCCGCCGCCGAGGCGGCCGGCCGCCGGCCCGGCATGGCGCTCGCCACCGTCGCCGGGGCCATGCGCCGGTACTCGACCGCCAAGCGCGCCGCCGGGGTGCTCGACTTCGCGGACCTGCTCGCCGTGTGCGCGCGCATGCTCGAGGAGCACGAGGAGGTCGCGGCCGAGGTGCGGCGGCAGTACGCGTCGTTCGTCGTCGACGAGTACCAGGACACCGACCCGGCGCAGCAACGGCTGCTCGACGCGTGGCTCGGTGGGCGCGACGACCTCACGGTCGTGGGCGACGCCCGGCAGGCGGTCTACGGGTTCAAGGGCGCCGACACGTCGCTGCTCACGGGCTTCACGGCGCGGTTCCCGCGCGCCGTGACGGTGGACCTGGTCCGGGACTACCGGTCGACCACCCCGGTCGTCGACACCGCGAACCGGCTGATGGCGGGCCGGCCCGAGGCGACGGGCCCGGCGCTCGTCGGCATGCTGGGCGACGGGCCTGCCCCGCGCGTGGTGCGGTGCGACGACGAGGACGACGAGGACGCGCAGGTCGTCGCGACGGTCCGCGGATGGCTCGACGCGGGCGTCGCCGCCCAGGAGATCGCGGTCCTGCACCGCTTCAACGCCCAGGCCGTCAAGCTCACGGCAGCGCTGCGCGACGCCGGCATCCCGGTGGTCGCCGGCGACGGGTCGGCCTACTTCGCCCGCCGTGAGGTCGCGCAGGTGCTCGCGCTGCTGCGGCGACGCGCGGCCCAGGCCCCGCACGACGACGCGGCCGGGGTCCTCGACGAGGCACTGACCCGGGCGGGTTACGACCCCGGCGCCCCACCCGACGGCACCGGCGCGGCCCGCGAGCGCTGGGACGCCCTCGACGCGCTGCGCGCCCTCGTCGAGTCACTCCCGGAGCCCTTGACCCGCACGCTGGGCGCACTGTCGGCGGACCTGGACCGGCGCGCGGCCGAGGACCACGTCCCGCCCGGCCGGGGCGCCGTCACCGTCACCACGATCCACAAGGCCAAGGGCCTGGAGTGGGACGCGTGCCTGCTCGCACGCGCGACCGCCGGGTCGCTGCCCTCGGTGTACGCGACCACGGGCGCCGAGCTCGCCGAGGAGCGTCGGCTGGCGTACGTCGCGGTGACGCGCGCGCGCCGGCACCTGGTCGCGACGTGGGCGGCGGGGCGGCCGGGCGGCCGCCCGGCCCGCCGGTCGCCGTACCTGGACGCGTTCGAGCCCTCCGCTGCCCGCCGCACCAGGGACGTCGGTCCGCGCACGGTGGTCCACCCGGCGGCGGAACGGTTCGCGACCGGTCAGCGCGTCACGCACGACCGGCACGGGCTGGGCAAGGTCGTCGACGTGCGGGCGGGCAAGGTGACCGTGGACTTCGGGTCGGCCGGGCGGCGGACCGTGGCGGCGGACACCCGCCTCGTCGCGCTCTGACCGGACGCGATCCGGCGCATGCCACGGAGGTCCTCGCGGCGGGCCGCGCCGCCGACGAGGCCGCGGTCGAGGAGCGGCTCGCACTCAAGAGCGTCCACGCACATGCCGTTGCGGCGTGGTGACGACGAGCAGCACGGTCGCGGAGGCGGTGGCGCGCCTCGCGGCAGCCTGCCGGCTGGCCGGCATCGAACCACCGGAGCCCGCGCAGGACGTCGACGACGCCATCGCGCGTGTCCGGGCCGAGATCGCGCCGCTGCGCCTGCCGCCGGAGATCGAGGAGTTCTGGCGGCTGGTCGATCCGGGAACGCTGCGCGTCGCCCCCTGGCCTGAGCCGTCGGGGCTGGCCTTCGCGCTGGACGGGTGGCGGATGCACCGCGACGAGCCCGGGATGTGCCCACGCATCCTGTTCCCGCTCTGCTACGCGAGCCACTCGTTCGTGCTGGTCGAGCTGGACGACGGCGGCGGCGGCGGGCACCTGTTCCGTTGGGGCTACGGCGGCGAGCCCTTCCGCCGGCAGCACGCGTCGATCGTGGACCTGCTGGACCTCACGGCGCACTTCGTGGAGCAGTGCCGCTACGAAC contains:
- a CDS encoding ATP-dependent helicase; this translates as MTDAAADRALAGLDDEQAAAVLAPPGPVRVMAGAGTGKTRTVTHRIAYQHLTGAVPAHVVLAVTHSAKAAGELRDRLARLGTGNVQARTFHAAAMRQLRYFWRATGLPGDGPVLLDVDGRGAYYRYLRGALAVTLRTSAGDLDAALVTDLATELTWAAARDLTADEYTAAAEAAGRRPGMALATVAGAMRRYSTAKRAAGVLDFADLLAVCARMLEEHEEVAAEVRRQYASFVVDEYQDTDPAQQRLLDAWLGGRDDLTVVGDARQAVYGFKGADTSLLTGFTARFPRAVTVDLVRDYRSTTPVVDTANRLMAGRPEATGPALVGMLGDGPAPRVVRCDDEDDEDAQVVATVRGWLDAGVAAQEIAVLHRFNAQAVKLTAALRDAGIPVVAGDGSAYFARREVAQVLALLRRRAAQAPHDDAAGVLDEALTRAGYDPGAPPDGTGAARERWDALDALRALVESLPEPLTRTLGALSADLDRRAAEDHVPPGRGAVTVTTIHKAKGLEWDACLLARATAGSLPSVYATTGAELAEERRLAYVAVTRARRHLVATWAAGRPGGRPARRSPYLDAFEPSAARRTRDVGPRTVVHPAAERFATGQRVTHDRHGLGKVVDVRAGKVTVDFGSAGRRTVAADTRLVAL
- a CDS encoding Fic family protein, giving the protein MAADEHFDLDASALRSMHYMMLAHDLAKSPGQYRRGEIVVHDDRTEQVVHTGPAADDVPGLMSELVDSLRTDRGVDPLVQAAMAHLDLVMIHPFRDGNGRMARALQTLVLARRGVAAPEFASIEEWLGANTDDYYRVLAVTGRGRWAPEGDARLWVSFNLRAHHMQAQTLRSRLARAQRTYEVLDDVLAAQRIPDRALDGLYTALIGFRLRRSTYVEQTGIDERTASRDLKALADVGLLRAVGETKGRYYVAGDALAEVGRMVGPSAPIEDPYPSMRAELMRLATDAPVLGSP